The stretch of DNA CGCGCCCTGTGGGGAGAAAGAATTCGGTGACGACTCGCAGCGGGAACCGTCCCGCAGGTTGACGCGGATGCTCGACCCAGCGGGCGCACCGTGGTCGTACTGTATGAGCAGCGTCTCCGACTGTTCTCTACAGAAGGGACACAGTGGGCGTCGGATCTCCCCCGTTGTGGTGGTGTGCCATTTCCGGATGCAATCGGAATGGAACTTGTGGTGGCAGGGAAGCAGTTCGCCGAGAGGTTCGTGCGGGCCAATCTCCTCCATGCAGATAGGACACTCCGTGACAGTGGCCGTACTCGccatctgctgctgctgctgctactgccTTGTCGCCTCTGGGGGGTTACATTCCGTAGATCTTGCTGCCGTAGTAAGCGGGAACAAAATTTAATATCATTTGAAAGATATCATAGTATCTGCTccgatgagatgagatgcGAGAGTGTCGAGCAGCGGGATGTCGAAGCACCAGTTCGACCTAGTAGTGTGTCTGAAGCAGCCAGGCTCGCATCTGGGCGTGCTCTGCGACAAATGCGACGGTCGGTGCCCCGTTTGCGACTCGCACATCTTGAACACGCAACACAAGAGGGCGATCCATAAAGTCAAGATCTGCGAAAGTTGTGCGTTCGGTAAATCGGGCACCAAGTGCATTATCTGCGGCATGGCGAATGCACACAACACGGCGTACTACTGCTGGGAGTGCTCCCGGCAAGAGAAGAGCAAAGACGGCTGCCCGAAGGTGCTTAACACGGGGTCCAACACCGTCGATAGACACTTTGAGCTAAAGAACGCCAAAGTGTGACGCGGGAAAAACGTATATGATGCGTGTAATTGTGTATAGAAATTGATAAGCGGATTCAGATGTATACTCTCTTGGGGAACGTTCTTAAACATGCAGCGCTCTCTTGTTTTTTAAGGCTATTCAGGCGGTAACACATCACCAACGTCAATAGCTTGCTTCAAGATCAGAGCATAAACGGCATCGCGCTTGATTCCATAGTTGAAAAAATCCATCTTTAGCGCTAGATGTTTTACTTGGTCGATCATCGCGAACTTCGCCTTGTAACTGATGGGGATGCACTGGCGGTACGTGTTCAACACTGTTTCCAGGGTCTTCACGTTTTGCACTTGCTCTAACTTATCTGCTTGCACTGTTTTCAACTTATCTTTTGGATACTGATCTCTCGTGCTGATGATGGTATTGTGCAGACAGCCTAGTGCGATGTGGCAGCCCTCGATCGCACCAATAAAGTCTATCGAATTAATCCAGCGCTCCCTCTCATGCGTACTATCGCACTTCCAGACCAACTTACCATGCGCCCCCCAGACGGTAAACACGTATCCGCCATCAGCGTCCAGATCTGTCCGTAGACTGTCGTCCTCCGTCATCGTGTCGATGCTTTGGTCGTCATCACTTCGATCACCATTACcgtcttcctcctccgcAAACACATTGTGACAGCTTAGCACATCGCAGCCAAACTTCATATCGATGATATAGTCTGTCTCCCCAGTGTTCTCATCCCTCCTCACTTCTGGTGCTCCGAAGTCCGagaatttctttttgtcgTAGACTAGAATCCCGCATGTAGTCATAACAACAATCTTACACTTCCACTTCTCCTCTTTACCCATAGAGAAAACCCTGTTACTATTACGTTCACTGTTGTAGTTCACGTTCAGTTCCTGAAGCTCTCCCATTTGAAaaatcttcaagaaggagcACTTCTGTTGAGGAGATACATTTATAATCTCGTAGGGCGGTAGATGTAGCTTCCCTAGGGAAGAAGTGGCCACTTTCAGGTATCCACCCTTCACAGCCGTCAACACATGAAAATGCCTGTTAcattctttcttcttcttgctcgAAACTATGAATGACGTGGCATCGTCGTCAAAGGTCGAGCTTTTGTAGTATTTGTACACAGCTCGTGCAAGGGAAACCGGCAGCAATTCGTTGTTTAGAATCTTGCTGTATACGTCAATGTCATCCTGTAGGGGTCCGTTAGAATTGCTCCTGTAGTTGGTGTTGTTTGTAAAACTGTTTGTTCGTGTTATAGCACTCGAGGTGGTCGCATGCGAGAAATATGACGATATTGAGGAAGAAGCGGGCCTGTTTACCACTGTTGAAGTGGGAAGCGTTAGGTTATGCTGTAAGACCGGCATCGATTCAAGACTGTTGTTGGAAGTGGAAACTAACATACCTAGAGTCTTGTTTCTTATCAATTCCTTTGGTGAATACATGTCGCCATCGACaagaatatcaaagaaTAGAGACTCTGTGTCAACCATCTGCAGGCAATCAAATTTAGGAAACTCTTTGCTTGTGACGTTATCGTAAAAGTACACCAACAGTTCCACGGGGAGCTTGTTCCCATTGGAATACGTGTCGTTGTGAACCAGGTCGATAAAATCGTCCACAGTCATCTTAATCTTATTTTGAGGATTGAAATAGTCTGTATGCAACATCAGTAGTGAAAATGCAATAAAATAAACTTGATGTTCATCATACCAGATACACCTCTGCAGGTTGTGCTCCCTTTGTTGCTTGTAGTAAACCTTCCCAAACGCCGTCAGCAGTCTATCAATTTGTTGAGCTTCCTTGGGGAGTTCAACAAATATCAGTAGCTTCCTCAATGCAATATCCAAGGCATCATCGGCAAAGTCAAAACTTGTGTCGACGAAGTACTCGAGACACTTTGTTCTAAATTCGTCAGGTTTCAAAGACAGAAAAGTGCCGATAAACTTCCCATACGGTGCAAGTGTCCTTAGATAGCTCTCTGGACTTTCATCTGCGTCGAAGGGCGGTGGCGGGGCTGGTAGGTCTTCCAATTTTGCTGGCGGAAACCGCTGAGGTGTTGACAGTGGTTGTTTGGTAGTGGAAGAGGAACTCGAAGATTTCAAGCCAACGAAACTGTTAAGAGCATTGACGATTGAGTTGCTCCTCTTTGATATCGAGTTCCCAGATGCATTGTTATTAGCCTGCAAAAACACAGTCTGTGGTCCTGTCCCAGAGCTAGTCGACACTCTCGGGGTCGAATAAGCACTGCTTGACttcgaagaaaaggaagcgTCCGCCGCGTTGTTGACGGAATTTGTGCTGTTATTTTTGGACAAGAATAAAAGCTTGTCGGATAACGATCTGCTATGCgattttgatttttggCGGGTTTTACCGCTGATCGGTGGTGGTTTGTTATTACCAAATCTGGGGACAGTAGGGATATGCTTACCGCCACGCTTCAAATCTGCTGCATCCAGAGTCTtacttcttcctctgttgATCGACTTCCCCTTTGGAGCCACTTGGAATACTATGGGTTTCCCCTCCCCAGAATTGGATCTAGATAAATTTGCTCGCGAAAGATTCCCAAACTTTAAAGACGAATTGCCTGATGCACGCTTGCTGCGGGTTCCTCTCTGTTTATTCGGAGACCAAAGGGATTTGTTCCCGGATTTCGTAGATGATGCATTCGAttgaatctttttcaattccGCCTTATGCGTCAAGCTTGCTGATCCAGAAGATGGGAATTTTTCGAGGCTCAGCTTCCTCGGACTTGACGTGCTCAAATTTCGGTGATGACGTTGTTTTATCTTTACCGTTCGTTTACTTGAATGTGCACTGGATTCCTCCCCTAAGGACATAAACTCTACAAGGTTAGTATCACCATCAACAGTGTACCCATGCTTGTTGAAGTTCAGGTTCATTTTATTCTTCAGTTTTTCTATTGTGCTAGGCCCTCTTGGCTCCTCCGTTACCGAACGCCCGTTGAGGTCAAAATCCCCATCGTATATCGAGCTCGTATCACTTGCTTCCGAACTCGATGTGTGGCTGACGGCAGACTGCACGTCACTACTTTCCTCTGCATCGAATTCGCCCTCACCGTTGCCAAGTGGCACAAACCTCAGCGCTGCCTCGATATCATCCAGATCAACAAGCGGCGTCGGCTGAGAGCTCACAACCCCAATTTGCTCCACACTGGAGTGGATCTGTCCCGTCAGCGAACCGCGCCTAGCTGACCGGTTGCCCTTCTTTTGCTCATCCTCCTTCACCGCCCGGGCCTCGTTGGTGAAGAGCTTCGCCCTAAGTAACGACGCAAACGACTGACTCATTGGGAAAGTGTTATCTATATCTGGACACCTCCCAAAGGGTACAACTGAGGCTTGCTAGTAGTTTTGCAGATTCCGCGTTACCTTCAAAGACGCGTATTGCAGAAAGCTTTACAAGAACGTAATTCCACCAGAACCAAATTTATGCAAAAGGTAACAATCAATAGCAGCACACCCCCACCCGCTACTCACAACAACTCAGCTCGTTTACCGTGCAACTTCACCCTCTTTCACTGACAACACGCGGTGTTGTGTCACGTCTTCCCTTCAAGAAGTCGCTTAAATTTCAATTGGACTCATTTTAGCGATAAGTTCAACGGATGAGCAACGAGACTCATCGAAAGGGATTGGTTGAAGCCGCGTCGGATTCTGGGTGTGTGTTGACCGTTACAGCAGTGATGGCAGAGGGGACCGGCGCAGGTATGGCAAGCCGATTGAATGCCGTTCAGGAACATTACTTAAAGCGggagttcttgaagttccagctgttgaaagagtttgagcagttcaatGATCCTCGGGCGCTGAGGAGGTTTGGGTACCCGTTCTCTGCGGGGGACCCGAAAGACAGTGCTGGATCCCGGACGGTGCAGGATACCGAGTTTCCCATGTGCAGCTTCATTTTGCGAGAGTTTATCATGACTTTCCCGCTGCTGTCGAAGAACATTGCCGTTGACGAGTCCTTCTGGCAGCAGAAGGTACAAGTGTTCTTCGAGCACTTCATGAGTCTCGGGTTTAGCGAGAGCTACGACAGGGATAAGGCGACGAAGCGGAGGAAAATTAGCATGAAACTGACGAAGATCattctgctgctgtttaATTCCGGGGTCGGCACGTTGCAGGAAGTCGCCTATTACAACAACGACAAATTCACTTTGCAAGCGAACGTGAGGGAGCGATCCAAAGTGGAGGAATTTGCAATACCCACGAGGGAGACCCTCCAGTACTTCGTCACCTCGGAGCCCATGTACATAAACCACTGGGATATAAACGTGATTGCCGTCGTCAAGGAGTCGCTGCTATTTGACCACAAACGGAAGAAATCAGCGAatgctggtgctggtgctggtgcaTCTTCCAGTCTCAACTACTATACAAGCAGTACCCTaaagagtttttcaaaCACCTCCAAATGGATGACGAAGACAATAGTGTCGACGCCGTCCAATCTACTCTCCAAGTTGTCGATCAAGAACGGGAACGACCAGTCGTCCTCCGGGCCAAGTGGAGGCAGTTCAAACTGTAGTTACTACTTCATCATACGGGTCAGATACAAGGAGAGTCCCGAGCAAGCAGTGTACACCGCTAAAACATACAACGATTTTAAGAAGTTTGCCCATAATTTGAAGGAATCAGCACCGGGCCATAAGTTCCCGAAATTACCGCataaaacaaagaaatctATATCTGTTGTTACGCGAAATGAAACGTTGCCCGACGGTAGAGTGCCGTCCAACCCAACGGAGCAGATCGTCCAcagttttgaaacagaaacgCAATCTTTACTGGCATCAGCAAACCAATCTGCAGAATCACTAAATAAGAGCAGAGCTCAAAACGCAGTCGATGTGTTCAGTaacgacgatgaggacgaggacgagaCCACTTTTGAGGATTTCGAGGACGCAATGGACACAAAGACGAACAAGTTGGCGCACGAGAAGATGAGGACGTCGTTGCGGCAGTACCTCAGAAGCTTATCGAAGGACAAAGATACGTCCGTCAATCCGTTATTTAGCTCTTTCCTGACCACGGATGACGTTGTTGAATTCGAAAAGTTTAAAGAAGAGGTAAGGGAGGATATCAGGAACAGGCAGTTGGTTGATATCAACGTTCTAGTGACGCAACTGAAGTTCCAGAAACTGGCATTGGAAAAATCTCTGAAACTACAGGACTCTATGAAGGATTTGAAGACCTCTCTACTTCAAGACGAAAAGGCGCTTCTGTCGTATGTCAACGAGATCAAGGAAAAGGAGCACATTGCTGAACTGTCGCAGTCCTTGCAAGCATTCATTGAGTGGTTCAAGATATATTTTGCTTCGATGCTGTACCAGCTATTCTTGGGGAACGATAACAGTTACGGCTTCTATACTCAGATCAGGAGGCTCCATAAGTTGATGCCATACAGCATGATGTCCCAGATCATGCGGTTTACGAATCCGATGACCATCATGAAAAGCTTGATGGATCTGTTCATGGCACAGCCCTTTGGTGGGCACTCGCTTTTGCAGACAATGTTCTCCTCGATCCTCATGGACGATTTGAGGAGTCAAGCGAACATCATAAAGAATCTGGAAAAGGTCATCACAAAGGAATCGCAGTACGCGTCCCAAATGATCAAGTCTCTGAAGAAATTCGTGTTCCCCGATGACAAATCTACGCCTCCCTTCACGATGGAGGACATTCACAAGGAATCGACCACAATGGACATGCCTACGTGCTTGATCATTCTTATGAAGTATGCGGATTTGGGCCAGGTGTCCAGTGAAGCAGTAGACAGTCTGATCGATTCGTACAGCATTTGGAAGGCGGAGCCTGAGTCGACCGGCGGTCAATATTTCCAGCACGTAAAGGAGCTGTTGCAGCTGTACATCAAGGAGCGCGACAAGCGGCTGATGCGGCAGCTGTGGCAGGACCCGGAGCTCGCGCAGCTCTTGAAGGCGATGGTCACCATGATCTATGAACCGATGGTACgcatcttcaaagtggcGAAGATGGACGTTGCGCTGAAGAACCTGGAGCGGTTCATGAGCGACCTGATCAAGCTGATGGACAGCATCATCAACGGTACACTGGGGACCACCTCGACGCAGTTCAACGTCATCGATGCACTCGTGGGGCTCATAACGAAGCACCAGGACTTGTTCTACATGTTTGTACACGACGTGTACATCAACGACACGGAGGGTATCTTCGAAGGTTTCATCGTGTGGATATCGCGCACCATCCGATTCTTACAAAAGAGTAAGTTCGGTGCACCAGAGACGCGGATCGACCTCGGTGCGCTAGTGGAGCGTGTCTCGGATGACGTCGACGTGTCTCTGCTGATCTCACAGCTGGACAGTGTCATCCATCAGAAAACGGAAGCCCGTAGGCTGTACCGTGAGCTCGTTGAGCACAAGTTGCACGCGGGGGCATCCAAACGGAACATCAGTGTGAACAAGATGGTGCAGGAGAAGTGGAAGGCAGTAAACGCCATGGTCGTGCCCAGCAGTTCGCTCTCCCTCGGGCTTGCCGATGGGGAACTTGTCGATCTGGACCTCGACGCCAAGGACTACGACTACTTGGAGCGCGACGGCGACGGCGAAGATGCTGACGGCGGAGGACAGCGACAGCGACGTCAGCCCCTCGGAGTCGAAGTACAGAGACATGCTCGACCGCGCGGTCGACGAGTCCCACGATCCGCAGCGCCGCCGCGACCGCCGCATTCGAGTCGCAACTGAAACGGACGCTGCTCAACGAGCGTACGGCGCTATCAGATCCAGAGCTTTAGCgaaaatatatatatatatatatcagTGCTACAGTAAGTGTGAACATACCTTCTACCACTCGGTACCCGGTATTGGCTTGCTGTAGTCGCTCAGAAACTTCCCTGACACAGTCCACCATCCTTTGCCATTGAAAATGCCCGACTGGAAACGTACTAGTGCTGCGATTGGTGCGGCCGCTTTGCTCTCTGCTACAGGGTACGCAGTGTACTTCGACTACCGGAGGCGGAACAACGCCGAGTTCCGGAAGCAATTGAGACACAAGGCTGTGAAGCAGAAGAAGCTTGCGCAGCAGGACGCCGCGCGGGCGAAGAAGGAGCGTCTGACGAGCGTCCAAGCGTTTCTGCAGGCCGAATTGGCCGCGGACCCGATCTCAACGGCAGTCTCCGAGATGGAGTCGACGTTCACGGCGAACGTCGAGCTCGGAAAAGCTGTCCGTGGTCCCGGGAACGAGATGGTCGCCGCAGCCAAGTTCTACAAGGCGCTCGCAGTGTACCCTAACCCGGCGGATCTGCTTGGGATCTATCAGCGGACGATCCCGGAGGCCATCTACGAGTACATCGTGCTGATGATCGCCGTGCTTCCGCCCACCAACATTACCAGCTTCATCAACACGGAGGCTGCCGGTGCTGGTGCAGAAGAGCCCCTGATCAGCGAGAGGAACGTCCAGGAACTGCAAGAACCTACGGACTGAACCAAGTCAATTGCAACCAGAATAGAATAGAAAcactatatatacacaaGCAAATACACACACGCACAGAGATATACACAATCACGGTGAGGATGACCTCCACTTCACTTGGGGATGTACTTGATGAGTGCTCCCGCCAAGTGCACGCCGTACACGAGCATGGCAAGGGTGTTCCCCATGTTGAACGCCAAACTGAGCCCGTGCGACTTCCCGAACTCCTTCCTGAGGGGTGCATCGCGGGCCTCCAGCTCTGCTGGGGACAGTTGTGCGGTTTGCAACTCGCGTCTCTGCAACTTCACCCGTTGCGTCCGGGGGAGCAGCCAGGCCAAGTTAGTGAGTCCACATACCGCCGCGGCACCGAGTGAGGAGCACCCGAGCAAGGACAGTTGCACGGGGGAAGTCAATGCGAGCAACACGGGCACACTCGCTTGCATCCGGAAGAACCAGGGGAACACTTTGTTCTGCAGTAGCGAGAACTGGTCCCTTGCGAGCACTTTGAAGGCGATGGGCGACGCCACGTACGAGTAGAACGCCGTCCCACCAAATGCAAACGAGTACACGAGCAGATGCGCAGTAGGTTTAACCAGAGACATGGTACAGTGTTTGGTTGTTGGGTACTTGCAGTATTTGCagtacttgttcaaaaaggAGTGCGTTTATTTACGTATTGAAACTACTGATACTACTCTTCAAGACTCAGAtagttcttctcctcagACGACTGATGGTTGTGCGTGCGTTGAAACAGGTCTCTGTGGCGAGGAACGGGGTCGGTGCGTTTGTGCACCCGTGTCGGAAGATCGTGCTGCAGTACTGCAACTGGGGCGGGTCATCCGAGGGGATGCGGCGGTTCCTTGCGTCGCGCCGGCTGGACTTGCTCGCCACGAAATACCCACAGATCGAGTTCGAGGTGGTTCGCAAGCCGGGCCACCCACTGGTCACCGGATTGTACACGAACGGCCGCGAGAAGGTCGTCTGCGTGCGGAATCTCAACGTCGATCATGTTGAGAACAAG from Huiozyma naganishii CBS 8797 chromosome 1, complete genome encodes:
- the ASR1 gene encoding ubiquitin-protein ligase ASR1 (similar to Saccharomyces cerevisiae ASR1 (YPR093C); ancestral locus Anc_3.405), translating into MASTATVTECPICMEEIGPHEPLGELLPCHHKFHSDCIRKWHTTTTGEIRRPLCPFCREQSETLLIQYDHGAPAGSSIRVNLRDGSRCESSPNSFSPQGAQN
- the RDS3 gene encoding U2 snRNP complex subunit RDS3 (similar to Saccharomyces cerevisiae RDS3 (YPR094W); ancestral locus Anc_3.406), producing MSKHQFDLVVCLKQPGSHLGVLCDKCDGRCPVCDSHILNTQHKRAIHKVKICESCAFGKSGTKCIICGMANAHNTAYYCWECSRQEKSKDGCPKVLNTGSNTVDRHFELKNAKV
- the SYT1 gene encoding Arf family guanine nucleotide exchange factor SYT1 (similar to Saccharomyces cerevisiae SYT1 (YPR095C); ancestral locus Anc_3.407), with amino-acid sequence MSQSFASLLRAKLFTNEARAVKEDEQKKGNRSARRGSLTGQIHSSVEQIGVVSSQPTPLVDLDDIEAALRFVPLGNGEGEFDAEESSDVQSAVSHTSSSEASDTSSIYDGDFDLNGRSVTEEPRGPSTIEKLKNKMNLNFNKHGYTVDGDTNLVEFMSLGEESSAHSSKRTVKIKQRHHRNLSTSSPRKLSLEKFPSSGSASLTHKAELKKIQSNASSTKSGNKSLWSPNKQRGTRSKRASGNSSLKFGNLSRANLSRSNSGEGKPIVFQVAPKGKSINRGRSKTLDAADLKRGGKHIPTVPRFGNNKPPPISGKTRQKSKSHSRSLSDKLLFLSKNNSTNSVNNAADASFSSKSSSAYSTPRVSTSSGTGPQTVFLQANNNASGNSISKRSNSIVNALNSFVGLKSSSSSSTTKQPLSTPQRFPPAKLEDLPAPPPPFDADESPESYLRTLAPYGKFIGTFLSLKPDEFRTKCLEYFVDTSFDFADDALDIALRKLLIFVELPKEAQQIDRLLTAFGKVYYKQQREHNLQRCIWYDEHQVYFIAFSLLMLHTDYFNPQNKIKMTVDDFIDLVHNDTYSNGNKLPVELLVYFYDNVTSKEFPKFDCLQMVDTESLFFDILVDGDMYSPKELIRNKTLGMLVSTSNNSLESMPVLQHNLTLPTSTVVNRPASSSISSYFSHATTSSAITRTNSFTNNTNYRSNSNGPLQDDIDVYSKILNNELLPVSLARAVYKYYKSSTFDDDATSFIVSSKKKKECNRHFHVLTAVKGGYLKVATSSLGKLHLPPYEIINVSPQQKCSFLKIFQMGELQELNVNYNSERNSNRVFSMGKEEKWKCKIVVMTTCGILVYDKKKFSDFGAPEVRRDENTGETDYIIDMKFGCDVLSCHNVFAEEEDGNGDRSDDDQSIDTMTEDDSLRTDLDADGGYVFTVWGAHGKLVWKCDSTHERERWINSIDFIGAIEGCHIALGCLHNTIISTRDQYPKDKLKTVQADKLEQVQNVKTLETVLNTYRQCIPISYKAKFAMIDQVKHLALKMDFFNYGIKRDAVYALILKQAIDVGDVLPPE
- the LEC1 gene encoding Lec1p (similar to Saccharomyces cerevisiae YPR097W; ancestral locus Anc_3.408) translates to MSNETHRKGLVEAASDSGCVLTVTAVMAEGTGAGMASRLNAVQEHYLKREFLKFQLLKEFEQFNDPRALRRFGYPFSAGDPKDSAGSRTVQDTEFPMCSFILREFIMTFPLLSKNIAVDESFWQQKVQVFFEHFMSLGFSESYDRDKATKRRKISMKLTKIILLLFNSGVGTLQEVAYYNNDKFTLQANVRERSKVEEFAIPTRETLQYFVTSEPMYINHWDINVIAVVKESLLFDHKRKKSANAGAGAGASSSLNYYTSSTLKSFSNTSKWMTKTIVSTPSNLLSKLSIKNGNDQSSSGPSGGSSNCSYYFIIRVRYKESPEQAVYTAKTYNDFKKFAHNLKESAPGHKFPKLPHKTKKSISVVTRNETLPDGRVPSNPTEQIVHSFETETQSLLASANQSAESLNKSRAQNAVDVFSNDDEDEDETTFEDFEDAMDTKTNKLAHEKMRTSLRQYLRSLSKDKDTSVNPLFSSFLTTDDVVEFEKFKEEVREDIRNRQLVDINVLVTQLKFQKLALEKSLKLQDSMKDLKTSLLQDEKALLSYVNEIKEKEHIAELSQSLQAFIEWFKIYFASMLYQLFLGNDNSYGFYTQIRRLHKLMPYSMMSQIMRFTNPMTIMKSLMDLFMAQPFGGHSLLQTMFSSILMDDLRSQANIIKNLEKVITKESQYASQMIKSLKKFVFPDDKSTPPFTMEDIHKESTTMDMPTCLIILMKYADLGQVSSEAVDSLIDSYSIWKAEPESTGGQYFQHVKELLQLYIKERDKRLMRQLWQDPELAQLLKAMVTMIYEPMVRIFKVAKMDVALKNLERFMSDLIKLMDSIINGTLGTTSTQFNVIDALVGLITKHQDLFYMFVHDVYINDTEGIFEGFIVWISRTIRFLQKSKFGAPETRIDLGALVERVSDDVDVSLLISQLDSVIHQKTEARRLYRELVEHKLHAGASKRNISVNKMVQEKWKAVNAMVVPSSSLSLGLADGELVDLDLDAKDYDYLERDGDGEDADGGGQRQRRQPLGVEVQRHARPRGRRVPRSAAPPRPPHSSRN
- the KNAG0A07470 gene encoding Tom20 family protein (similar to Saccharomyces cerevisiae TOM20 (YGR082W); ancestral locus Anc_3.410) gives rise to the protein MPDWKRTSAAIGAAALLSATGYAVYFDYRRRNNAEFRKQLRHKAVKQKKLAQQDAARAKKERLTSVQAFLQAELAADPISTAVSEMESTFTANVELGKAVRGPGNEMVAAAKFYKALAVYPNPADLLGIYQRTIPEAIYEYIVLMIAVLPPTNITSFINTEAAGAGAEEPLISERNVQELQEPTD
- the TMH18 gene encoding Tmh18p (similar to Saccharomyces cerevisiae YPR098C; ancestral locus Anc_3.411), encoding MSLVKPTAHLLVYSFAFGGTAFYSYVASPIAFKVLARDQFSLLQNKVFPWFFRMQASVPVLLALTSPVQLSLLGCSSLGAAAVCGLTNLAWLLPRTQRVKLQRRELQTAQLSPAELEARDAPLRKEFGKSHGLSLAFNMGNTLAMLVYGVHLAGALIKYIPK
- the MRPL51 gene encoding mitochondrial 54S ribosomal protein mL43 (similar to Saccharomyces cerevisiae MRPL51 (YPR100W); ancestral locus Anc_3.412); translation: MVVRALKQVSVARNGVGAFVHPCRKIVLQYCNWGGSSEGMRRFLASRRLDLLATKYPQIEFEVVRKPGHPLVTGLYTNGREKVVCVRNLNVDHVENKLLLVKDSSGEVLRHYAKNDNVRSINESVRGVWSPVHTRTRPTV